A genomic window from Streptomyces broussonetiae includes:
- the galU gene encoding UTP--glucose-1-phosphate uridylyltransferase GalU, translating into MIAPHSTASPDSPRAVRKAVVPAAGLGTRFLPATKATPKEMLPVVDKPAIQYVVEEAAAAGLDDILMVTGRHKRAIEDHFDNAFELEQALAARGDTVRLDAVRDPARLADIHHIRQGDPLGLGHAVLCARHHVGDQPFAVLLGDDLIDPRETLLSRMLEVRERHEGSVVALMEVDPEQSHLYGCAAVEPTGEDGLVRVAGLVEKPAPGTAPSRYAVIGRYVLDPAVFDVLERTPPGRGGEIQLTDALQDLAAGGTVHGVVFDGLRYDTGDKADYLRTVVRLACDRPDLGPEFSRWLKEFVAGLADGVGADHEERRAA; encoded by the coding sequence ATGATCGCCCCCCACTCCACAGCGAGCCCCGACTCGCCCCGCGCCGTCCGCAAGGCCGTCGTACCGGCCGCCGGACTCGGCACCCGGTTCCTGCCCGCGACCAAGGCCACGCCCAAGGAGATGCTGCCGGTCGTCGACAAGCCGGCCATCCAGTACGTGGTCGAGGAGGCGGCCGCCGCCGGTCTCGACGACATCCTGATGGTCACCGGCCGGCACAAGCGGGCCATCGAGGACCATTTCGACAACGCCTTCGAGCTGGAACAGGCGCTGGCCGCCAGGGGCGACACCGTGCGCCTGGACGCCGTACGCGATCCCGCGCGGCTCGCCGACATCCACCACATCCGCCAGGGCGATCCGCTCGGCCTCGGCCACGCCGTGCTGTGCGCCCGCCACCACGTGGGCGACCAGCCCTTCGCGGTCCTGCTCGGCGACGATCTGATCGATCCGCGCGAGACCCTGCTCAGCCGCATGCTCGAGGTCCGCGAGCGCCACGAGGGCAGTGTGGTCGCGCTGATGGAGGTGGATCCGGAGCAGAGCCACCTCTACGGCTGCGCGGCCGTGGAGCCGACGGGTGAGGACGGCCTCGTACGGGTGGCCGGGCTGGTGGAGAAGCCGGCGCCCGGCACCGCGCCGAGCCGGTACGCGGTCATCGGCCGCTATGTCCTGGACCCGGCCGTGTTCGACGTGCTCGAGCGCACCCCGCCGGGCCGCGGCGGTGAGATCCAGCTGACCGACGCCCTGCAGGACCTCGCGGCGGGCGGCACCGTGCACGGGGTCGTCTTCGACGGCCTGCGCTACGACACCGGCGACAAGGCCGACTATCTGCGCACGGTGGTCCGCCTGGCCTGTGACCGTCCGGACCTGGGGCCCGAATTCTCCCGCTGGCTCAAGGAGTTCGTGGCCGGCCTGGCGGACGGGGTGGGCGCCGACCACGAGGAGCGCCGGGCCGCCTGA
- a CDS encoding DUF4442 domain-containing protein, with protein sequence MSADQMSIGEMLAATVPMARTLNLEFLETSRDRAVVSLPDQGDYHNHVGGPHAGAMFTLGESASGAIVLAAFGDQLSRAVPLAVRAEIAYKKLAMGAVTATATLGRPAAEVVAELDAGERPEFPVAIEIRRADGAVTGEMTVVWTLRPGGQG encoded by the coding sequence ATGAGCGCAGACCAGATGTCGATCGGCGAGATGCTCGCCGCCACCGTGCCCATGGCCCGGACGCTGAACCTGGAGTTCCTGGAGACGAGCCGGGACCGGGCCGTGGTGTCCCTGCCGGACCAGGGCGACTACCACAACCACGTGGGCGGGCCGCACGCCGGCGCGATGTTCACGCTCGGGGAGTCGGCGAGCGGGGCCATCGTGCTCGCCGCCTTCGGGGACCAGCTCTCGCGTGCGGTGCCGCTCGCCGTCCGTGCCGAGATCGCCTACAAGAAGCTGGCCATGGGCGCCGTCACCGCGACCGCGACCCTGGGCCGCCCGGCCGCCGAGGTCGTCGCCGAACTGGACGCGGGCGAGCGCCCCGAGTTCCCTGTGGCCATCGAGATCCGCCGCGCCGACGGCGCCGTCACCGGCGAGATGACCGTCGTGTGGACGCTGCGCCCGGGCGGCCAGGGCTGA
- a CDS encoding spermidine synthase translates to MNESIPVTRTTDHGTAKLMPDVDRARAWLLTVDGAPQSYVDLDEPEHLEFEYARRLGHVLDVVAEAGRALDVVHLGGGALTLPRYVAATRPGSRQDVVEADAGLLELVVEHLPLPAGSGIALHPADARAWLEAAPDDHTDVLIADVFGGARVPAHLTTLAYAREAERVLRPHGVYLANLADQAPFPFLRSQLATFAELFAELVLIAEPGVLRGRRFGNAVLVASHRPVDIAALARRAAADVFPARVEHGAAVREFTGAARPVADTEAVPSPEPPDGAFGIG, encoded by the coding sequence GTGAACGAATCGATACCCGTCACCCGCACCACCGACCACGGCACCGCCAAGCTCATGCCCGATGTCGACCGGGCACGGGCCTGGCTGCTCACGGTCGACGGGGCGCCGCAGTCGTACGTCGATCTCGACGAGCCGGAGCATCTGGAGTTCGAGTACGCGCGGCGGCTCGGACATGTGCTGGACGTCGTGGCCGAGGCCGGGCGGGCGCTGGACGTGGTGCACCTCGGCGGAGGCGCGCTGACGCTGCCCCGCTATGTGGCGGCCACCCGGCCCGGCTCACGGCAGGACGTCGTCGAGGCCGACGCGGGGTTGCTCGAGCTGGTCGTCGAGCATCTGCCGCTGCCGGCGGGCTCGGGCATCGCACTGCATCCGGCCGATGCCCGGGCCTGGCTGGAGGCCGCTCCGGACGATCACACCGATGTGCTGATCGCGGACGTCTTCGGCGGCGCCCGGGTACCGGCGCACCTGACCACGCTGGCCTACGCCCGCGAGGCCGAGCGGGTGCTGCGGCCGCACGGCGTGTACCTCGCCAACCTCGCCGACCAGGCGCCGTTTCCCTTCCTGCGCTCCCAACTGGCCACGTTCGCCGAGCTGTTCGCGGAGCTGGTGCTGATCGCCGAGCCGGGTGTGCTGCGCGGACGCCGGTTCGGCAACGCGGTCCTGGTCGCCTCGCACCGGCCTGTCGACATCGCCGCCCTGGCCCGTCGCGCCGCCGCCGACGTCTTCCCGGCACGGGTCGAACACGGGGCGGCGGTAAGGGAGTTCACCGGTGCCGCGCGGCCGGTCGCAGACACGGAGGCCGTGCCCTCACCCGAGCCCCCCGACGGGGCGTTCGGCATCGGCTGA
- the tuf gene encoding elongation factor Tu: MSKTAYVRTKPHLNIGTMGHVDHGKTTLTAAITKVLAERGTGTFVPFDRIDRAPEEAARGITINIAHVEYETDTRHYAHVDMPGHADYIKNMVTGAAQLDGAILVVSALDGIMPQTAEHVLLARQVGVDHIVVALNKADGAEDEELIDLVELEVRDLLTTQGYPGDSVPVVRVSGLRALEGDPRWTASIEALLDAVDTYVPMPERYLDAPFLLPVENVLTITGRGTVVTGAVERGSLRVGDRVSVLGADIETVVTGLETFGKPMVEAQAGDNVAVLLRGVPRDAVRRGHVVAAPGSVAPARRFSARVYLLSGREGGRTTPVATGYRPQFYIRTADVVGDVDLGPVGAARPGETVEMTVELGRAVPLEPGLGFAVREGGRTVGAGTVTTVHNG; this comes from the coding sequence ATGTCCAAAACGGCCTACGTGCGCACCAAGCCGCACCTGAACATCGGCACCATGGGTCATGTCGACCACGGCAAGACCACTCTGACCGCCGCCATCACCAAGGTCCTCGCCGAGCGCGGTACCGGCACGTTCGTTCCGTTCGACCGCATCGACCGGGCCCCGGAGGAGGCCGCGCGCGGCATCACCATCAACATCGCGCACGTCGAGTACGAGACCGACACCCGGCACTACGCCCACGTGGACATGCCGGGCCACGCCGACTACATCAAGAACATGGTCACCGGCGCCGCGCAGCTCGACGGGGCGATCCTCGTCGTCTCCGCACTCGACGGGATCATGCCGCAGACCGCCGAGCACGTGCTGCTCGCCCGGCAGGTGGGCGTCGACCACATCGTCGTCGCGCTGAACAAGGCGGACGGCGCCGAGGACGAGGAGCTGATCGACCTGGTCGAGCTGGAGGTGCGCGACCTGCTCACCACACAGGGCTACCCGGGGGACTCCGTACCGGTCGTACGGGTCTCCGGGCTCCGGGCGCTGGAGGGCGACCCGCGCTGGACCGCGTCGATCGAGGCGCTGCTCGACGCGGTGGACACCTACGTGCCCATGCCCGAACGGTACCTGGACGCGCCGTTCCTGCTCCCGGTGGAGAACGTGCTCACGATCACCGGCCGGGGCACGGTCGTCACGGGCGCGGTGGAGCGGGGGTCGCTCCGTGTGGGGGACCGGGTGTCCGTGCTCGGCGCCGACATCGAGACCGTCGTCACCGGGCTGGAGACCTTCGGCAAGCCGATGGTGGAGGCCCAGGCCGGGGACAACGTGGCGGTGCTGCTGCGCGGGGTGCCCCGGGACGCCGTCCGGCGCGGGCATGTCGTGGCGGCTCCGGGGAGTGTGGCGCCGGCCCGGCGGTTCTCGGCGCGGGTGTACCTGCTGTCGGGCCGCGAGGGCGGTCGTACGACTCCGGTCGCCACCGGGTACCGGCCGCAGTTCTACATCCGTACGGCGGACGTGGTCGGCGACGTCGACCTCGGTCCGGTGGGCGCGGCCCGGCCCGGCGAGACGGTGGAGATGACCGTCGAGCTGGGGCGGGCGGTGCCCTTGGAGCCCGGTCTCGGGTTCGCCGTCCGCGAGGGTGGCAGGACCGTCGGCGCGGGGACCGTGACCACTGTCCACAATGGATGA
- a CDS encoding DNA alkylation repair protein has protein sequence MTLTGAVRPKVPHSALADTVLARLTSAYATAGDPRRAVSMRAYMKDAAPFLGIPTPARRALSRTVLAGLPRPDEADCTAIALRCWALPEREYHYFAVDHLRRYAARCSSGFLPVTRYLLTTVPWWDTVDLLAAHVVGSLVAADPKLTADMDAWITDGDLWLVRTALLHQLTWKERTDADRLFGYCLLQCGHPDFFVRKAIGWALREYAKTDPEAVRAFLAAERGRFAPLTVREALKNIGD, from the coding sequence ATGACCCTCACTGGTGCGGTCCGGCCGAAGGTGCCGCACAGCGCTCTCGCCGACACCGTGCTGGCACGGCTCACGTCCGCCTACGCGACCGCCGGCGACCCCCGGCGGGCCGTCTCCATGCGCGCCTACATGAAGGACGCGGCCCCCTTCCTCGGCATCCCCACCCCCGCCCGCCGCGCGCTGTCCCGCACCGTCCTCGCGGGCCTGCCACGCCCCGACGAGGCCGACTGCACCGCGATCGCCCTGCGCTGCTGGGCGCTGCCCGAGCGTGAGTACCACTACTTCGCCGTGGACCATCTGCGCCGGTACGCGGCCCGCTGCTCCTCCGGCTTCCTCCCGGTGACCCGGTATCTCCTGACGACCGTCCCCTGGTGGGACACCGTCGATCTGCTCGCCGCGCACGTCGTCGGCTCGCTGGTCGCCGCCGACCCCAAGCTCACCGCCGACATGGACGCCTGGATCACCGACGGCGACCTGTGGCTCGTACGGACGGCCCTGCTCCACCAGCTGACCTGGAAGGAACGCACCGACGCCGACCGGCTGTTCGGCTACTGCCTGCTCCAGTGCGGGCACCCCGACTTCTTCGTCCGCAAGGCGATCGGCTGGGCCCTGCGCGAGTACGCCAAGACCGACCCCGAGGCCGTACGGGCGTTCCTGGCGGCGGAGCGTGGCCGGTTCGCCCCGCTGACCGTGCGGGAGGCGCTCAAGAACATCGGCGACTGA
- a CDS encoding TVP38/TMEM64 family protein produces MLDANRSGTAMTSPGLADRCTRAVLSPYARLSFLLVLLAGAGAGVLVFEPQRLLTHGWPPQLGGAAAAAVFGTAYGLCTVAFVPRPLLNLAAGALFGSQLGLAAALAGTVLGAGVAFGLGRALGQDALRPLLRGRWLRAADGQLSRHGFRSMLAARLFPGVPFWAANYCAAVSRMGWWPFVLATAIGSIPNTAAYAVAGARASAPTSPAFLIAMACIAVPALLGTVVAWRGRHHLRGH; encoded by the coding sequence ATGCTCGATGCCAACCGCTCTGGCACCGCCATGACCTCCCCGGGACTCGCCGACCGCTGCACGCGCGCGGTGCTGTCCCCGTATGCCCGGCTGTCGTTCCTGCTCGTCCTGCTCGCGGGGGCCGGTGCGGGAGTCCTGGTCTTCGAGCCGCAGCGGCTGCTGACGCACGGGTGGCCGCCCCAGCTCGGCGGGGCCGCGGCGGCCGCGGTGTTCGGGACGGCGTACGGGCTGTGCACCGTGGCGTTCGTACCGCGACCGTTGCTGAACCTGGCGGCGGGCGCCCTGTTCGGCTCCCAGCTGGGGCTGGCGGCGGCGCTGGCAGGCACGGTGCTCGGGGCGGGCGTGGCCTTCGGACTGGGCCGGGCTCTGGGGCAGGACGCGCTGCGTCCGCTGCTGCGGGGCCGCTGGCTGAGGGCGGCCGACGGGCAGCTGAGCCGGCACGGGTTCAGGTCGATGCTGGCGGCGCGGCTGTTCCCGGGGGTGCCGTTCTGGGCGGCGAACTACTGCGCGGCCGTCTCCCGCATGGGCTGGTGGCCGTTTGTGCTGGCCACCGCCATCGGGTCGATCCCGAACACCGCCGCCTACGCGGTCGCCGGCGCCCGCGCCTCCGCGCCGACCTCCCCCGCCTTCCTGATCGCCATGGCCTGCATCGCCGTGCCGGCCCTGCTGGGCACGGTGGTGGCCTGGCGGGGGCGCCACCACCTGCGCGGACACTGA
- a CDS encoding thiolase family protein, with translation MRDAVIVEAVRTPIGKGKPNGSLAHVHPVQLLAHTLRTLVERSGVDPALIDDVIGGTVDQVGEQAMNTTRYAVLAAGFPESVPATTVDRQCGSSQQAVHFAAQGVISGAYDLVVACGVESMSRVPMWSNVPAGKDPFGPGVAERYPEGLVPQGISAELIAAKWSLTRARMDEFAVSSHHKAAQAWANGLFDAEVAPLEGVTGDECVRPGSTPEILGGLKPAYYDPGFAERFPQIEWSVTAGNASPINDGASAVLITSSETAARLGLRPLARLHSFAVTGSDPLLMLTGVVPATENVLRRAGLGIDDIDLFEVNEAFSSVVLAWQQETGADLARVNVHGGAIALGHPLGASGTRLTTTLVHAMRERGARYALQTMCEAGGLANAMILEGV, from the coding sequence ATGCGCGACGCAGTGATCGTCGAAGCGGTACGCACTCCCATCGGCAAGGGCAAGCCGAACGGCTCCCTGGCCCACGTCCACCCCGTGCAGCTCCTCGCCCACACCCTGCGAACCCTGGTCGAGCGCTCCGGCGTCGACCCGGCGCTCATCGACGACGTCATCGGCGGCACCGTCGACCAGGTCGGCGAGCAGGCCATGAACACCACCCGGTACGCCGTCCTCGCGGCCGGGTTCCCCGAGTCGGTGCCCGCGACCACCGTGGACCGCCAGTGCGGCTCCTCCCAGCAGGCCGTGCACTTCGCCGCGCAGGGCGTCATCTCCGGCGCCTACGACCTCGTGGTCGCCTGCGGGGTGGAGTCGATGAGCAGGGTGCCGATGTGGTCCAACGTGCCCGCAGGGAAGGACCCGTTCGGCCCCGGCGTCGCCGAGCGCTACCCCGAGGGCCTGGTCCCGCAGGGCATCAGCGCCGAGCTGATCGCCGCCAAGTGGTCCCTCACACGCGCGCGGATGGACGAGTTCGCGGTCTCCTCGCACCACAAGGCGGCGCAGGCGTGGGCGAACGGACTCTTCGACGCCGAGGTCGCCCCGCTCGAGGGCGTCACCGGCGACGAGTGCGTACGCCCCGGCAGCACCCCGGAGATCCTCGGCGGCCTCAAGCCCGCCTACTACGACCCCGGCTTCGCCGAACGCTTCCCGCAGATCGAGTGGAGCGTCACCGCCGGCAACGCGAGCCCGATCAACGACGGCGCCTCCGCCGTGCTGATCACCTCCAGCGAGACAGCGGCCCGCCTCGGCCTGCGCCCGCTCGCGCGCCTGCACAGCTTCGCCGTCACCGGCTCCGACCCGCTGCTGATGCTCACCGGGGTCGTGCCGGCCACCGAGAACGTGCTGCGCAGGGCGGGACTGGGCATCGACGACATCGACCTCTTCGAGGTCAACGAGGCCTTCTCCAGCGTGGTGCTGGCCTGGCAGCAGGAGACCGGCGCCGACCTGGCCCGGGTCAACGTGCACGGCGGCGCGATCGCCCTCGGCCACCCGCTCGGCGCCAGCGGCACCCGGCTGACCACCACGCTGGTCCACGCGATGCGCGAACGCGGCGCCCGCTACGCCCTGCAGACCATGTGCGAGGCGGGCGGACTCGCCAACGCGATGATCCTCGAAGGAGTCTGA
- a CDS encoding winged helix-turn-helix transcriptional regulator: MAATKDPRPCSIADALALVGEKYSLLVLREVCLGNGRFDQLVRNIGAPRDILATRLRRLVDAGILTKRVYSERPQRFEYRATPAGLELEPVLMTLKEWGDRHLRKGVDLPMAVEHSCGNELVPVVTCQACGDKVRHEDLTAHPQSPGWTITGPTAA, from the coding sequence ATGGCCGCCACGAAGGACCCGCGCCCCTGCTCCATCGCCGACGCCCTCGCGCTGGTCGGCGAGAAGTACTCCCTGCTCGTCCTGCGGGAGGTCTGCCTGGGCAACGGCCGTTTCGACCAGCTCGTGCGCAACATCGGCGCACCGCGCGACATCCTGGCCACCCGGCTGCGCCGACTGGTGGACGCCGGGATCCTGACCAAGCGCGTCTACAGCGAGCGCCCGCAGCGCTTCGAGTACCGGGCCACGCCGGCCGGGCTGGAGCTGGAGCCGGTCCTGATGACACTCAAGGAATGGGGCGACCGCCACCTCCGCAAGGGCGTCGACCTGCCCATGGCCGTGGAGCACAGCTGCGGGAACGAACTGGTTCCGGTCGTCACCTGCCAGGCGTGCGGCGACAAGGTGCGCCACGAGGACCTGACGGCCCACCCCCAGTCCCCGGGCTGGACGATCACGGGCCCCACGGCGGCGTAA
- a CDS encoding undecaprenyl-diphosphate phosphatase: MSWFESLVLGLVQGLTEFLPVSSSAHLRLTAAFSGWEDPGAAFTAITQIGTETAVLLYFRKDIGRIVSAWCRSLFSKAMRRDHDAQMGWLVIVGSIPIGVLGVTLKDQIEGPFRDLRVTATMLIAVGLVIGIADRLAARDESGGRHRAPKQRKSLENLGVKDGLIFGLCQACALIPGVSRSGATISGGLFMGYRREAAARYSFLLAIPAVLASGAFEVKDSLRGSQVAWGPTLLATLIAFASGYAVIAWFMKWISHKSFMPFVWYRVALGIVIIALVTAGVLSPHAAESAS, encoded by the coding sequence ATGTCTTGGTTTGAATCCCTCGTCCTCGGGCTCGTCCAGGGGCTGACCGAGTTCCTGCCGGTCTCCTCCAGCGCCCACCTGCGGCTGACCGCGGCGTTCTCCGGCTGGGAGGACCCCGGCGCGGCCTTCACGGCGATCACGCAGATCGGCACGGAGACCGCGGTGCTCCTCTACTTCCGCAAGGACATCGGCCGGATCGTCTCGGCCTGGTGCCGGTCACTGTTCAGCAAGGCGATGCGCCGGGACCACGACGCGCAGATGGGCTGGCTGGTGATCGTCGGCTCGATCCCGATCGGGGTGCTGGGCGTGACACTGAAGGACCAGATCGAGGGCCCGTTCCGCGATCTGCGCGTCACGGCGACGATGCTGATCGCCGTCGGCCTGGTCATCGGCATCGCCGACCGCCTGGCGGCCCGCGACGAGAGCGGTGGCCGGCACCGGGCGCCCAAGCAGCGCAAGTCCCTTGAGAATCTGGGCGTCAAGGACGGACTGATCTTCGGCCTGTGCCAGGCGTGCGCCCTGATCCCCGGCGTCTCCCGCTCCGGCGCAACCATCAGCGGCGGCCTGTTCATGGGTTACAGGCGCGAGGCCGCAGCCCGCTACTCGTTCCTGCTCGCCATCCCGGCGGTGCTCGCCTCGGGCGCGTTCGAGGTGAAGGACTCGCTGCGCGGGAGCCAGGTGGCCTGGGGTCCGACGCTGCTCGCGACACTGATCGCGTTCGCGTCGGGATACGCGGTGATCGCATGGTTCATGAAGTGGATCTCCCACAAGAGCTTCATGCCGTTCGTCTGGTACCGCGTGGCCCTCGGCATCGTCATCATCGCCCTGGTCACGGCCGGTGTACTGAGCCCGCACGCGGCGGAGTCGGCGAGTTGA
- a CDS encoding restriction endonuclease — protein sequence MSRRSHGLVGVWAEMQRQQQRQREAEAGRERQQARQARAYQRQAAQNHREHRQAEARRRTEELDAQVTALQGLLASGCRAPAFRASSLIRPEDIEPFAPGPWAQPVPMPKFDQYQPHGGWTATRRAQAQAEARERFERDWHAAQAAERQRQQQLASYQRDHQEWAHAQLAEVRRHNAGVVELTEGVGRRDPDAVVEYFSAALYASSAWPEGFPRQVAAAYDAAAGQLVLDWELPAYSVVPEAKSVRYLAGADQDKETPRPVGQRRALYRAVLAQCMLLVLHQLFAADEPGALESVTLNGFVDGHDPTTGRPGRIYLATVMAPGSAFRDLHLAQVDAGSCFADALHGQLSARPDQLASVRPSRRPQEVGNRVVTHGSDEEPDLYEMDPIAFENLVADLFRAMGMQAVTTQRSNDGGVDVDALDPAPIRGGKIVVQVKRYRNTVPPTAVRDLYGTVQDAGANKGVLVTTSKFGPGSHTFAHGKPLELVPGTELVDLLHRHGLRGRLGGSARRPAAQPTPTVADARLPDDHNVLGVSWTGRVALDVCALVCRGNRVLSDDHFVFFNNPQTPDGSVRTLPATAPDKAAIRVSFDGLPDEADRFVLVAAVDPEVNPDADLSGFTDACIRLLGPGTTELGRLEVSEGRPRETALVLGSFRRRSNGDWDFVLGGKGYAGGLEELLEDYGIAVE from the coding sequence ATGAGTCGTCGCTCTCATGGCCTGGTCGGCGTCTGGGCCGAGATGCAGAGGCAGCAGCAGCGCCAGAGAGAGGCCGAAGCCGGACGAGAGAGACAACAAGCGCGGCAGGCACGTGCATATCAACGGCAGGCCGCCCAGAACCATCGCGAGCACCGGCAGGCAGAGGCGCGGCGTCGCACCGAGGAACTGGACGCACAGGTCACGGCGCTGCAGGGCCTTCTCGCCTCGGGTTGCCGGGCTCCGGCCTTCAGGGCTTCCTCCCTCATACGCCCCGAAGACATCGAACCCTTCGCTCCGGGGCCATGGGCACAGCCCGTACCCATGCCGAAATTCGACCAATACCAGCCGCACGGCGGATGGACTGCCACGCGCCGCGCCCAGGCACAGGCCGAGGCCCGGGAGCGCTTCGAACGGGACTGGCACGCGGCCCAGGCGGCGGAGAGACAGCGGCAACAGCAGCTGGCGTCGTACCAGCGCGACCACCAGGAGTGGGCCCATGCCCAGCTGGCCGAAGTGCGGCGGCACAACGCCGGCGTCGTCGAACTGACCGAAGGAGTCGGGCGCCGCGATCCCGATGCCGTGGTCGAGTACTTCTCCGCCGCTCTCTACGCCTCGAGCGCATGGCCCGAGGGTTTTCCACGCCAGGTGGCAGCTGCCTACGACGCGGCAGCCGGACAGCTGGTTCTGGATTGGGAACTGCCCGCCTACAGCGTCGTCCCCGAGGCCAAGTCCGTTCGCTACCTGGCCGGTGCGGACCAGGACAAGGAGACCCCTCGGCCGGTGGGCCAGCGGCGAGCCCTGTACCGGGCGGTCCTGGCGCAGTGCATGCTGCTGGTGCTGCACCAACTCTTCGCGGCGGACGAACCGGGCGCGCTCGAGTCCGTGACCCTGAACGGCTTCGTGGACGGGCATGACCCGACGACGGGCCGCCCGGGCCGCATCTACCTGGCAACCGTCATGGCTCCGGGCTCGGCCTTCCGCGACCTGCACCTGGCGCAGGTGGACGCCGGCAGCTGCTTTGCCGACGCGCTGCACGGCCAGCTCTCGGCCCGCCCCGACCAGCTCGCGTCGGTGCGGCCGAGCCGCCGGCCGCAGGAGGTCGGCAACCGCGTCGTCACGCATGGCAGCGACGAGGAACCCGACCTGTACGAGATGGATCCGATCGCCTTCGAAAATCTCGTCGCCGACCTGTTCCGCGCCATGGGGATGCAGGCGGTCACCACGCAGCGCTCCAACGACGGCGGGGTGGACGTCGACGCACTGGATCCGGCGCCGATCCGCGGCGGCAAGATCGTCGTGCAGGTGAAGCGCTACCGGAACACGGTGCCGCCCACCGCGGTGCGTGACCTGTACGGGACCGTGCAGGACGCCGGCGCCAACAAGGGCGTCCTCGTGACGACGTCGAAGTTCGGCCCCGGCTCGCACACCTTCGCCCACGGCAAGCCGCTGGAACTGGTGCCGGGCACCGAACTCGTCGACCTGCTGCACCGTCACGGGCTGCGCGGGCGCCTCGGCGGCAGTGCCCGTCGACCGGCAGCACAGCCGACGCCGACGGTTGCGGACGCTCGGCTGCCCGACGACCACAACGTCCTGGGCGTGTCGTGGACCGGACGTGTCGCCTTGGACGTGTGCGCTCTCGTCTGCCGTGGCAACCGGGTCCTCAGCGACGACCACTTCGTCTTCTTCAACAACCCGCAGACGCCGGACGGCTCCGTGCGCACTCTCCCCGCCACCGCGCCCGACAAGGCCGCGATCCGCGTCTCCTTCGACGGGTTGCCGGACGAGGCCGACCGGTTCGTACTCGTGGCCGCCGTCGACCCGGAGGTGAACCCGGACGCCGATCTTTCCGGCTTCACGGACGCGTGCATCCGCCTTCTCGGGCCCGGGACGACCGAGCTGGGACGGCTTGAGGTCTCCGAGGGCCGGCCCCGCGAGACCGCCCTGGTACTCGGCTCCTTTCGCCGCAGGTCCAACGGGGACTGGGACTTCGTGCTCGGCGGCAAGGGCTACGCGGGCGGTCTGGAGGAACTTCTCGAGGACTACGGCATCGCGGTGGAGTAG
- a CDS encoding nuclear transport factor 2 family protein, producing the protein MTQRAELATVIDRLAVDEVITAYAVAVDDGDWTAYRRLFTADGRADYRSAGGIEGDATAIAAWLAENLALFTMRQHLIVNRRIHFGLLDHDTGDTARVQADYLNPMRFATGSTPTAPDLVCGGRYDFALLRTAEGWRLHEVAVDEKWRSLPARVTATP; encoded by the coding sequence ATGACGCAGCGTGCGGAGCTTGCGACCGTGATCGACCGGCTGGCCGTGGACGAGGTGATCACCGCGTACGCCGTGGCGGTGGACGACGGGGACTGGACGGCGTACCGACGGCTGTTCACGGCGGACGGCCGCGCCGACTACCGCTCGGCCGGCGGCATCGAGGGCGACGCGACCGCGATCGCCGCGTGGCTCGCCGAGAACCTGGCCCTGTTCACCATGCGCCAGCACCTGATCGTCAACCGCCGGATCCACTTCGGTCTCCTGGACCACGACACGGGGGACACCGCCCGGGTACAGGCCGACTACCTCAACCCGATGCGCTTCGCGACCGGGAGCACCCCCACGGCACCGGACCTGGTGTGCGGTGGCCGCTACGACTTCGCGCTGCTGAGGACCGCGGAGGGCTGGCGGCTGCACGAGGTGGCCGTGGACGAGAAATGGCGCAGTCTTCCGGCCAGGGTGACGGCAACCCCCTAG